One segment of Brassica napus cultivar Da-Ae chromosome C3, Da-Ae, whole genome shotgun sequence DNA contains the following:
- the LOC125584368 gene encoding SWI/SNF complex subunit SWI3A-like, with protein MEVSNNDRSSSFKDAELELYTIPAHSSWFVWEDIHEIERREFAEFFSESSITRTPKVYKEYRDFIINKYREDDSFRRLTFTSIRKHLVGDVNLLRKVFLFLENWGLINFLNKSDDGSMEESEAEIELGTPAGIRVTATPVSMRPVTVPPLVEERAEPAFKFSPLTSYSDVFTDLNKPLLCGHCGESSCDSAFYQHTKSLVTLCDKCGDCGENNSAHDFKLIAAAAWTEEEALLLLESVLKHGDDWDLIAQSVSTKSRLDCISKLIELPFGEFLMGSSSGRLRSSIPTSEDENLSSPSNPLEQMKADGLEQKETETREEKGEDHVVEEDEPPAKRKRVAMLSDGGGSSLMKQVAVMARKVGPSVATAAAKSAIAALCDEASCPKDIFETAGDSAVDRALGDKDTSDMEEQQEDKEGTQDLPVALRMRASVATALGAAAAHAKILADQEEREMEQLAACIIDQQLKKMKSKLKFLDHLELIMDAEEQVMEGVKETILQERINVLQFAFGSGITKRWDHTYVK; from the exons ATGGAAGTGAGTAACAATGATCGAAGCAGCAGCTTCAAAGACGCAGAGCTTGAGCTCTACACCATCCCTGCTCATTCCA GTTGGTTCGTATGGGAGGATATTCACGAAATCGAAAGACGCGAGTTTGCCGAGTTCTTCAGTGAGAGCTCTATCACTCGAACCCCCAAGGTCTACAAGGAGTACAGAGATTTCATCATCAACAAGTACAGGGAAGACGACTCTTTTCGCAGGCTCACCTTCACCAGCATCCGCAAGCACCTCGTCGGCGATGTCAATCTGCTCCGGAAAGTGTTTCTCTTTCTCGAGAACTGGGGCTTGATCAATTTCCTCAACAAAAGTGATGATGGTTCCATGGAGGAGAGTGAAGCTGAGATCGAACTAGGGACTCCCGCTGGGATTCGTGTCACTGCTACTCCGGTTTCCATGAGGCCTGTCACCGTACCTCCCCTTGTTGAGGAAAGAGCTGAGCCTGCCTTCAAGTTCTCCCCACTCACCTCTTATTCTGATGTTTTCACTGACTTGAATAAGCCGTTGCTTTGTGGGCATTGTGGAGAAAGTAGCTGTGATTCTGCTTTCTATCAACATACCAAG AGTCTTGTCACTTTATGCGACAAGTGTGGAGACTGTGGGGAGAACAACTCCGCACATGATTTCAAGCTGATTGCTGCAGCTGCCTGGACCGAGGAAGAGGCCCTCCTCTTGCTAGAGTCTGTGCTCAAACATGGAGACGATTGGGATCTCATTGCCCAAAGTGTTTCTACAAAGTCTAGACTTGATTGCATTTCCAAGCTCATTGAGCTCCCTTTCGGAGAGTTTCTGATGGGATCTTCCTCTGGAAGACTCAGATCCTCTATCCCCACTTCCGAGGATGAAAACCTTTCGTCTCCATCTAATCCTTTAGAACAGATGAAAGCTGACGGTCTAGAACAAAAGGAAACGGAGACGAGAGAAGAAAAGGGCGAAGATCATGTCGTCGAGGAAGATGAGCCTCCAGCAAAAAGAAAACGTGTTGCAATGCTATCAGATGGTGGTGGTAGTTCACTTATGAAACAG GTCGCAGTAATGGCACGCAAAGTTGGTCCATCTGTGGCAACCGCTGCTGCAAAATCTGCAATTGCAGCTCTTTGTGATGAAGCCTCTTGTCCTAAAGATATTTTCGAAACAGCTGGTGACTCTGCAGTTGACAG AGCTCTTGGAGATAAAGATACATCAGATATGGAGGAACAGCAAGAAGACAAAG AAGGGACTCAGGATCTACCTGTAGCTTTAAGGATGAGAGCGTCAGTGGCAACAGCTCTTGGAGCTGCGGCGGCTCACGCAAAAATACTGGCTGatcaagaagaaagagagatggAACAGTTAGCTGCGTGTATAATTGATCAACAG ctgaagaagatgaagagcaaGTTGAAGTTTCTGGACCACTTGGAATTGATAATGGATGCGGAAGAACAAGTAATGGAGGGCGTAAAAGAAACAATTCTCCAAGAGAGGATTAACGTTCTGCAATTCGCGTTTGGTAGCGGTATAACAAAACGCTGGGATCATACGTACGTGAAGTAG
- the LOC125584369 gene encoding protein disulfide-isomerase like 2-1, which produces MGNCFFFLITERDQSYSKAERRMAKSQIWFGLASLLALIVVSAVADDVVVLTDDSFEKEVGKDRGVLVEFYAPWCGHCKKLAPEYEKLGASFKKAKSILIAKVDCDEHKSVCTKYGVSGYPTIQWFPKGSLEPQKYEGARNAEALAEYVNKEGGTNVKLAAAPQNVVVLTPDNFDEIVLDQNKDVLVEFYAPWCGHCKSLAPVYEKVATVFKQEEGVVIANLDADAHKSLGEKYGVSGFPTLKFFPKDNKAGQDYEGGRDLDDFVGFINEKVGTSRDSQGQLTSKAGIVESLDALVKELVAASEEEKKTILSRIEEEASNLKGSTTRYGKLYSKLAKSYIEKGSDYATKEVERLGRVLGKSISPVKADELTLKKNILSTFVASS; this is translated from the exons ATGgggaattgttttttttttttaataacagaGAGAGATCAAAGCTACTCCAAAGCAGAAAGAAGAATGGCGAAATCTCAGATCTGGTTTGGTTTAGCCTCCTTACTGGCGTTGATTGTGGTGTCAGCCGTAGCAGACGATGTGGTTGTTTTGACGGATGATAGCTTCGAGAAGGAGGTTGGTAAAGATAGAGGAGTTCTTGTCGAGTTTTACGCTCCCTG GTGTGGGCACTGCAAGAAACTTGCCCCAGAGTATGAAAAGCTTGGTGCAAGCTTCAAGAAAGCTAAGTCAATTTTGATTGCAAAG GTCGATTGCGATGAGCATAAAAGCGTCTGCACTAAATATGGTGTTAGTGGTTATCCCACCATTCAGTGGTTTCCTAAAGGCTCTCTTGAACCCCAAAA GTATGAAGGTGCACGCAATGCTGAAGCATTGGCTGAATATGTCAACAAGGAAGGAG GTACCAACGTTAAGTTAGCTGCAGCTCCACAAAACGTTGTTGTGTTAACACCTGATAATTTCGATGAGATTGTACTGGATCAGAACAAAGATGTCCTCGTCGAGTTTTATGCCCCATG GTGCGGCCACTGCAAGTCCCTCGCTCCT GTTTACGAAAAGGTAGCGACGGTGTTTAAGCAGGAAGAAGGTGTTGTAATCGCCAACTTGGATGCTGATGCACACAAAAGCCTTGGCGAGAA GTATGGAGTAAGTGGATTCCCAACACTAAAGTTCTTTCCAAAAGACAACAAAGCTGGTCAAGATTATGAGGGTGGAAGAGACTTAGATGACTTTGTAGGCTTCATTAATGAGAAAGTCGGGACCAGCAGAGACAGTCAAGGGCAGCTTACTTCAAAG gCGGGTATAGTTGAAAGCTTAGATGCGTTGGTAAAGGAGCTAGTTGCAGCcagtgaagaagagaagaaaacaatcTTGTCTCGCATCGAAGAGGAAGCTAGTAACCTTAAGGGCTCCACAACAAG GTATGGGAAGCTTTACTCGAAACTGGCAAAGAGCTACATAGAAAAAGGTTCAGACTATGCTACAAAAGAAGTCGAGCGGCTTGGACGCGTCCTCGGCAAG TCGATAAGCCCGGTGAAAGCTGATGAGTTAACTCTCAAGAAGAATATACTGAGCACGTTCGTTGCTTCTTCTTAG
- the LOC125584371 gene encoding caffeoylshikimate esterase-like, with the protein MKYEYQYHEDYIRNSRGVELFTCRWIPSSSPKALVFLCHGYGMECSDSMRECGIRLASAGYAVFGMDYEGHGRSMGSRCYIKKFSNIVNDCYNYYTSICAQEEYMERGRFLYGESMGGAVTLLLHKKDPSFWNGAILVAPMCKISEKVKPHPVVINLLTRVEEMIPKWKIVPTKDVIDAAFKDLAKREEVRNNKLIYQDKPRLKTALEMLRTSMNLEDSLHEITMPFFVLHGEADIVTDPEISKALYEKASSRDKTLKLYPGMWHALTSGEPDYNVDLVFADIISWLDHRTADPASLTVTPIRANTTASVERVFVDGVSSGQRRPRRAYFSLLCGLNGGRLVPRSAM; encoded by the exons ATGAAGTATGAATACCAATACCACGAG GATTACATAAGAAACTCGAGAGGTGTTGAGTTGTTTACTTGTAGATGGATTCCATCATCTTCTCCCAAAGCTCTTGTTTTCCTCTGCCAtg GTTACGGAATGGAGTGTAGCGACTCCATGAGAG AATGCGGAATCAGGCTGGCTTCAGCCGGATACGCGGTTTTTGGAATGGACTATGAAGGTCATGGTCGGTCCATGGGATCTCGTTGCTATATCAAGAAGTTTAGCAACATTGTAAATGATTGCTACAACTATTACACCTCTATTTGTG CGCAAGAGGAGTACATGGAGAGGGGCAGATTCTTGTATGGAGAATCCATGGGAGGTGCAGTCACTTTATTGCTTCACAAGAAAGATCCTTCCTTTTGGAATGGTGCCATTCTTGTTGCTCCAATGTGTAAGATATCTGAGAAGGTGAAGCCACATCCGGTGGTGATCAATCTGTTAACTAGAGTCGAAGAGATGATACCTAAATGGAAAATAGTTCCAACAAAGGACGTGATTGACGCTGCTTTCAAGGACCTTGCCAAGCGAGAAGAG GTAAGGAACAACAAGCTGATTTATCAAGACAAGCCTAGGCTTAAGACCGCACTTGAAATGCTTAGGACAAGCATGAACCTCGAAGACAGTCTCCACGAG ATAACAATGCCCTTCTTTGTATTACACGGAGAAGCAGACATCGTGACGGATCCAGAGATAAGCAAAGCTTTGTACGAGAAAGCTAGCTCAAGGGACAAGACTCTCAAGTTGTATCCTGGGATGTGGCACGCTCTGACGTCTGGTGAGCCTGACTATAACGTGGATCTTGTTTTTGCTGACATCATCAGTTGGCTTGACCATCGAACAGCTGACCCGGCCTCTCTAACTGTCACTCCTATACGAGCTAATACCACTGCTAGTGTCGAGAGGGTTTTTGTTGACGGCGTTAGTAGCGGTCAAAGGAGACCTAGACGCGCCTACTTCAGTCTCCTTTGTGGTTTGAACGGTGGCCGTTTGGTGCCTCGATCTGCTATGTAA
- the LOC125584373 gene encoding universal stress protein PHOS34-like: MATGEEKPVMVVGVDESEQSTYALEWTLDRFFAPYAPNFPFKLIIVHAKPNAVSAVGLAGPGTAEVVPYVDADLKHTAVKVIEKAKALCLSKSVHGAMMEVFEGDARNILCEVVDKHHASLLVVGSHGYGAIKRAVLGSVSDYCAHHAHCSVMIVKKPKIKV; the protein is encoded by the exons ATGGCTACCGGAGAGGAGAAACCAGTGATGGTAGTGGGTGTGGACGAAAGTGAGCAAAGCACCTACGCACTGGAGTGGACTCTCGATCGTTTCTTCGCTCCCTACGCTCCCAATTTCCCTTTCAAGCTCATCATCGTCCACGCCAAACCTAACGCCGTCTCCGCCGTTGGTCTCGCTGGCCCCG GAACTGCGGAGGTTGTGCCTTATGTTGATGCTGATTTGAAGCATACCGCTGTTAAGGTTATCGAGAAAGCCAAAGCTCTCTGTCTGAGCAAGTCG GTTCATGGCGCAATGATGGAAGTTTTTGAAGGCGATGCAAGGAATATCCTGTGCGAGGTTGTTGATAAACACCATGCTTCTCTTCTCGTTGTTGGAAGCCATGGTTATGGAGCTATCAAGAG GGCGGTTCTCGGGAGCGTGAGTGATTACTGTGCTCATCACGCTCATTGCTCGGTGATGATCGTGAAGAAGCCTAAGATCAAGGTTTGA
- the LOC106438332 gene encoding 60S ribosomal protein L7a-1, whose translation MAPKKGVKVGAKKKTDKVANPLFERRPKQFGIGGALPPKKDLTRYIKWPKSIRLQRQKRILKQRLKVPPALNQFTKTLDKNLATSLFKILLKYRPEDKAAKKERLVKKAQAEAEGKPSESKKPIVVKYGLNHVTYLIEQNKAQLVVIAHDVDPIELVVWLPALCRKMEVPYCIVKGKSRLGAVVHQKTAACLCLTTVKNEDKLEFSKVLEAIKANFNDKYEEYRKKWGGGIMGSKSQAKTKAKERVLAKEAAQRNN comes from the exons ATG GCCCCGAAGAAAGGAGTCAAGGTTGGTGCCAAGAAGAAGACGGATAAAGTAGCGAACCCTCTGTTTGAGAGAAGGCCTAAGCAGTTTGGTATAGGTGGAGCTCTTCCTCCAAAGAAGGATCTCACTCGCTACATCAAATGGCCCAAGTCCATCCGTCTTCAAAGGCAGAAGAGGATCCTTAAGCAGAGGTTGAAGGTCCCACCTGCCCTTAACCAGTTCACCAAGACCCTCGACAAGaatcttgcaaccagcctgttCAAGATCCTTCTCAAGTACAGGCCAGAGGACAAAGCCGCCAAGAAAGAGCGCCTTGTCAAGAAGGCTCAAGCTGAAGCTGAGGGAAAGCCTTCTGAATCCAAGAAGCCCATTGTTGTCAAATACGGCCTTAACCATGTCACCTACCTCATCGAGCAGAACAAGGCACAGCTTGTTGTCATTGCTCATGATGTCGACCCCATCGAGTTGGTCGTCTGGTTGCCTGCTCTCTGCAGGAAGATGGAAGTCCCTTACTGCATTGTCAAAGGCAAATCTCGTCTCGGAGCT GTTGTTCACCAAAAGACTGCTGCTTGCCTGTGTTTGACCACTGTCAAGAACGAGGACAAGCTTGAGTTTAGCAAAGTCCTTGAAGCCATCAAG GCAAACTTCAACGACAAGTACGAAGAGTACAGGAAGAAATGGGGAGGAGGCATAATGGGATCCAAATCTCAGGCCAAGACAAAGGCCAAGGAAAGAGTTCTTGCAAAGGAGGCTGCCCAGAGGAATAACTAA
- the LOC125584374 gene encoding glutathione S-transferase F8, chloroplastic-like, with protein sequence MKKESKETEGRRGSGGGEKFLERKKRMMGTILQSRLLPIKLSHSSLLFSPSQHSRSNLKFTSKSSPSTITMASIKVHGVPMSTATMRVLAALYEKELEFELIPVDMRAGAHKQEPFLSLNPFGQIPALQDGDLTLFESRAITEYIADEYSEKGEKLMCPGCNKVKALTKVWLNVEGQQFDPIASKIAFERVFKGMFGMTTDPAAVQDLEGKLVRVLDIYEARLSKSEFLACDCFTLADLHHLPVIHYLMGTDSKALFESRPKVCEWVKKITARPAWAKVVDLQKQ encoded by the exons atgaaaaaagagagtaaagaaACAGAGGGAAGACGTGGTAGTGGTGGTGGTGAGaagtttttggaaagaaaaaaaagaatgatgGGAACTATTCTTCAATCACGCCTCCTTCCTATAAAACTCAGCCACTCATCCCTTCTCTTCTCTCCATCCCAACATTCTCGTTCCAACTTGAAATTCACATCCAAATCTTCTCCTTCAACTATCACCATGGCCAGCATCAAAGTCCACGGAGTCCCCATGTCCACCGCCACCATGCGCGTTCTCGCCGCTCTTTACGAGAAGGAGCTCGAGTTCGAGTTGATCCCCGTCGACATGAGAGCCGGCGCTCACAAGCAGGAGCCTTTCCTTTCCCTCAAC cCCTTCGGTCAGATCCCTGCTCTCCAAGACGGTGACTTAACTCTATTCG aGTCACGAGCCATCACAGAGTACATAGCGGATGAGTACAGTGAGAAAGGCGAGAAGCTTATGTGCCCAGGCTGCAACAAAGTCAAGGCACTCACCAAGGTCTGGCTTAACGTTGAAGGTCAACAGTTTGACCCTATCGCCTCTAAGATCGCCTTCGAGCGTGTCTTCAAAGGCATGTTTGGCATGACCACCGATCCTGCCGCTGTCCAAGATCTCGAAGGCAAGCTCGTCAGGGTCTTGGATATCTACGAGGCGAGGCTCTCCAAATCCGAGTTCCTCGCTTGTGATTGCTTCACTTTGGCTGATCTCCACCACCTCCCTGTCATCCACTACTTGATGGGTACCGACTCCAAGGCCCTCTTTGAGTCTCGCCCTAAGGTTTGCGAGTGGGTCAAGAAGATCACTGCCAGGCCTGCTTGGGCCAAGGTCGTTGACCTCCAGAAGCAGTAA
- the LOC125584372 gene encoding UDP-glucuronic acid decarboxylase 4-like, protein MARGDNVIVVEPILLEVDQIYHLACPASPVHYKFNPVKTIKTNEACGSESTSEVYGDPLQHPQVETYWGNVNPIGGARDDRPERKDRV, encoded by the exons ATGGCGAGAGGAGACAATGTGATCGTCGTCGAGCCCATCCTTCTTGAGGTTGACCAGATCTACCATCTCGCCTGCCCGGCTTCTCCCGTGCACTACAAGTTCAACCCTGTGAAGACGATAAAGACGAACGAAGCGTGTGGGAGCGAGAGTACGAGTGAGGTGTACGGAGATCCTCTGCAGCACCCTCAGGTTGAGACTTACTGGGGCAACGTTAATCCCATCG GTGGTGCAAGAGACGATAGACCCGAACGCAAAGATAGAGTTTAG